The following proteins come from a genomic window of Chionomys nivalis chromosome 9, mChiNiv1.1, whole genome shotgun sequence:
- the LOC130881035 gene encoding LOW QUALITY PROTEIN: uncharacterized protein LOC130881035 (The sequence of the model RefSeq protein was modified relative to this genomic sequence to represent the inferred CDS: inserted 1 base in 1 codon; deleted 3 bases in 2 codons; substituted 5 bases at 5 genomic stop codons), with product MAPERPPPSLAPLSRSVSGGSQKELTSSDFSPAALEDVPRVSGARFFGSHLFDPTTRVGLFGAPPVSEGRAVRLIVGLFSVLFILVVCLLLYWEKEINVGQSLTTPLSLTLDHWLDVADRANNQSVEVKRXTWRTFCSSEWPTLDVGWPQDGTFDKNIILQVKERVFDKGPHGHPDQVAYIVTWESLAYDPPPWVAPFISPEKPQPSLSLVPLAPNLPLPSLPKPLTPTVSSLYPALTKKENPKETPKSPILPPDPNSPLVDLLSEDPPPYNPLRNPEIMKLTLRWPCRRTLRLLTRPSRGNNGQLQYWPFSASDLYNWKQHNPPFSKNLVALTNLIESILVTHQPTWDDCQQLLQTLLTSEERHRVFMEARKQVPGDDGRPTQLPNEIEAAFPLTRPARPDWDFATVAGRTHLRLYCQLLIVGLRGVGRRPTNLAQVKQITQGAEESLAAFXERLKEAYCMYTPYDPEDPGQATGVSMSFIWQSAADIRNKLQRLENLQGYTTEDLLKEAEKIFNKRETPEEREDRIRREREEREDRRDRKRNKELSRLLAAAVQSQDSRKGDRMGEQRGPRLDHDQCAYCKEKGHWARDCPQEASQPRGPKPQVSLLSLDDDXGSQGQEPPPPEPQVTLNVGGQPVTFLVDTGAQHSVLTQSAGPLSERTAWVQGATGGKRYRWTTEWKVQLATGKVTHSFLHVPDCPYPLLGQDLLTKLKAQIHFEGERIQVAGPNGGPLQVLTLQLEEEYRLYEHDPETQGPKDLDTWLTEYPLAWAEMGGMGLALQQPPLIIDLKATATPVSIKQYPMSNEAYQGIRPHIKRLLDQGILTPCWSPWNTPLLPVKKPGTGDYRPVQDLREVNKRVDDIHPTVPNPYNLLSTLPPSHIWYTVLNLKDAFFCLRLNPKSQPLFAFEWKDPELGISGQLTWTRLPQGFKNSPTLFDEALHXDLADFRVQHPSLILLQYVDDLRLAASTEHDCRQGTGALLQTLGWLGYRASAKKAQIYQTEVTYLGYKLKGAQRWLTAACKKTVANIPPPRSHRQLWEFLGTAGFCRLWIPSFAEMAAPLYPLTKQGVPFIWTDEQQQAFENIKRAFLSSPALSLPDITKPFELFIDEKQGYAKGVLTQRLGPWKRPVAYLSKKLDPVASGWPPCLRMVAAIAVLIKDAGKLTLGQPLTILAPHAVEALVRQPPDQWLSNARMTHYQSLLLDADRVQFRPVVALNPATLLPLPEGPDQHDCLQILAERHGTREDLTDQPLPDADHTWYTDGSSYLLNGERKAGAAVTTETQVIWASALPSGTSAQRAELIALTQALKLAKGKKLNVYTDSRYAFATAHIHGEIYRRXGLLTSEGKEIKNRAEILALLKALFLPKRLSIMHCPGHQKGDHAEARGNRRADKAAREAALGPQILPIVSELVQSTADWTYDKEDINLLQKLGAEYNPTSGQWVYKGKIAVPIKITHELIDYLHKLTHLGTKKMKILLDRMETGQYLLNRDGALQRATDNCRACAQINAGHSKALQRVRLRGHXPGVHWEIDFTEVKPGLYGYRYLLVFIDTFSGGVEANPTRHETAKMVAKKLLEEIFPRFGMPKVLGSDNGPAFVSQVSQLVVKLLGIDWKLHCAYRPQSSGQVERMNRTIKKTLSKLTLATGSKDWVLLLPLALYQARNTPGPHGLTPFEILYGAPPPAIHFFDTNITDYANSPSLQAHLQALQLVQQEVWKPLAAAYQDNLNQPVVPHQYQIGDTVWVRRHQTKNLELRWKGPYTVLLTTSTALKVDGIAAWIHASHVKAANPEQQTDSEKKGWKVQRTQNQLKLRLIRGAP from the exons atggcgcctgAAAGACCCCCGCCCAGCTTAGCACCA CTGAGTCGGTCTGTATCTGGCGGGTCTCagaaggagctgacgagctcaGACTTCTCccccgcagccctggaagacgttccacgGGTGTCTGGAGCCCGATTTTTCGGGTCTCATCTGTTTGATCCCACAACCAGAGTCGGACTTTTTGGGGCTCCACCCGTGTCCGAGGG CCGCGCAGTGCGTCTGATTGTTGGATTGTTCAGTGTCTTGTTTAttttggtggtttgtttgttgctttattGGGAAAAAGAAATTAACGTGGGACAGTCCTTAACCACCCCTTTGAGCCTTACTCTAGATCATTGGTTGGACGTCGCCGACCGAGCTAACAACCAGTCAGTGGAAGTCAAAA AAACGTGGCGGACCTTTTGTTCCTCAGAATGGCCCACACTCGATGTGGGCTGGCCACAGGATGGCACctttgataaaaatattattttgcagGTCAAAGAACGGGTCTTCGATAAGGGACCCCATGGACACCCTGACCAGGTCGCTTACATCGTCACCTGGGAGAGTTTGGCCTATGATCCACCCCCCTGGGTGGCCCCCTTTATTTCTCCAGAGAAGCCACAACCCTCCCTGAGCCTTGTTCCTTTGGCCCCAAATCTCCCATTACCTTCCCTTCCCAAGCCTCTTACTCCTACCGTCTCCTCTCTTTATCCTGCATTGACGAAGAAGGAGAATCCTAAAGAAACCCCCAAGTCACCTATCCTCCCCCCTGACCCAAACTCCCCTCTTGTTGACCTCTTGTCAGAGGATCCTCCTCCCTATAACCCCCTGAGGAACCCGGAGATCATGAAGCTCACCCTGCGGTGGCCCTGCCGCAGGACTCTTCGCCTGTTGACTCGCCCGTCGCGA GGGAATAATGGTCAGCTCCAATACTGGCCCTTCTCTGCATCTGATCTTTACAATTGGAAACAGCATAATCCTCCCTTTTCCAAGAATCTTGTAGCATTAACTAATCTGATAGAGTCTATTTTAGTCACCCATCAACCCACTTGGGATGACTGTCAGCAGCTTTTGCAGACTCTCCTTACTTCTGAGGAGAGACATAGGGTTTTCATGGAAGCGCGGAAGCAGGTTCCGGGAGACGATGGGAGGCCAACCCAGCTGCCCAACGAGATCGAGGCTGCCTTCCCACTCACCAGGCCTGCA AGGCCTGATTGGGATTTTGCTACAGTAGCAGGTAGGACACACCTACGCCTTTACTGCCAGTTGCTTATAGTGGGTCTCCGAGGGGTGGGTCGCCGCCCCACCAATTTGGCCCAGGTAAAGCAGATAACTCAAGGGGCAGAGGAGTCTCTCGCAGCTTTTTAAGAAAGACTTAAGGAAGCATACTGCATGTATACGCCTTATGACCCTGAGGATCCAGGGCAGGCTACTGGTGtatcaatgtcatttatttggcAGTCAGCAGCTGATATTAGAAATAAGTTACAGAGATTAGAGAATTTGCAAGGATACACTACAGAAGATTTGCTTAAGGAAGCTGAAAAGATCTTTAACAAAAGGGAGACtccagaggagagggaggacCGTATTcgtagagagagagaagagagagaggatagg agagacagaaaaaggaacaagGAACTGAGCCGTCTGTTGGCCGCCGCAGTTCAGAGTCAGGATAGCCGCAAGGGAGATAGGATGGGAGAACAAAGAGGCCCTAGACTGGATCATGATCAATGTGCCTACTGCAAGGAAAAAGGACATTGGGCGAGAGATTGCCCCCAAGAAGCCTCGCAA CCTAGAGGCCCTAAACCACAGGTCTCACTCCTTTCCCTAGATGATGACTAGGGAAGTCAGGGccaggagccccccccccccgagcccCAGGTAACACTCAATGTTGGGGGGCAACCAGTCACCTTCCTAGTCGATACCGGAGCCCAGCATTCAGTCCTCACCCAGTCTGCAGGACCACTCAGCGAGCGAACTGCCTGGGTGCAAGGTGCCACAGGTGGAAAACGATATCGTTGGACCACCGAATGGAAGGTACAGCTGGCGACTGGTAAAGTAACCCATTCCTTCCTACATGTCCCCGACTGCCCATATCCATTATTAGGGCAAGATTTACTCACTAAATTAAAGGCCCAAATTCATTTTGAAGGGGAGAGAATTCAAGTAGCAGGCCCAAATGGGGGCCCCCTACAGGTGTTGACCTTGCAATTGGAAGAAGAATATCGACTGTATGAACACGACCCTGAGACTCAGGGGCCCAAGGACTTGGACACTTGGCTTACGGAGTACCCCCTGGCATGGGCAGAGATGGGAGGTATGGGGCTAGCCTTACAGCAGCCTCCATTGATCATAGATCTGAAGGCCACGGCAACCCCAGTCTCAATTAAACAATACCCCATGTCAAATGAAGCCTACCAAGGGATAAGGCCCCATATAAAGAGACTGTTAGACCAAGGTATCCTGACTCCCTGTTGGTCTCCATGGAACACCCCCCTTCTCCCAGTAAAAAAACCAGGGACAGGGGACTATAGACCGGTACAGGATCTCAGGGAAGTCAATAAAAGGGTTGACGACATACATCCAACTGTCCCCAATCCATATAATTTACTGAGCACCTTGCCACCATCTCATATCTGGTATACAGTGCTGAATTTGAAGGACGCCTTCTTCTGtctcaggttgaaccccaagaGCCAACCCCTTTTTGCTTTTGAATGGAAGGACCCTGAACTGGGGATTTCAGGCCAACTAACTTGGACCAGACTCCCACAGGGCTTCAAGAATAGTCCCACCCTCTTCGATGAGGCCTTGCATTGAGACCTCGCGGACTTCAGAGTTCAACACCCGTCACTAATCTTGCTCCAGTACGTGGATGACCTTCGACTGGCAGCCTCCACAGAACATGACTGCCGGCAAGGTACGGGGGCCCTATTACAGACTCTGGGATGGCTGGGCTATCGAGCATCTGCCAAAAAGGCCCAGATATACCAGACTGAAGTGACTTACTTGGGATATAAACTGAAGGGGGCGCAGCGCTGGCTTACAGCCGCATGCAAAAAGACTGTGGCTAATATACCCCCACCCCGAAGCCATCGCCAGCTGTGGGAATTTCTGGGGACTGCTGGGTTCTGCCGCCTATGGATACCAAGCTTTGCGGAAATGGCGGCCCCCCTATACCCCCTCACCAAACAGGGGGTCCCCTTCATATGGACAGATGAGCAGCAACAGGCCTTTGAGAACATTAAACGAGCCTTCCTATCCTCTCCAGCTCTAAGCCTGCCTGACATCACAAAGCCATTCGAACTGTTCATTGATGAAAAACAAGGCTATGCTAAAGGGGTCTTGACCCAGAGACTTGGGCCATGGAAGCGTCCTGTTGCCTACTTGTCCAAGAAATTGGACCCAGTGGCTTCAGGCTGGCCCCCTTGCTTGAGGATGGTGGCTGCCATAGCCGTTCTCATAAAGGACGCTGGCAAGCTAACTTTGGGACAGCCTCTGACTATCCTGGCGCCCCATGCTGTTGAGGCGCTGGTCAGGCAGCCCCCTGACCAATGGCTCTCCAATGCCCGTATGACGCACTACCAATCCTTGCTGTTGGACGCGGACCGAGTCCAATTCAGACCTGTGGTTGCCCTCAATCCGGCTACCCTGCTACCTCTGCCAGAGGGGCCCGATCAGCACGACTGCCTTCAGATCCTTGCGGAAAGGCATGGAACTCGAGAAGACTTGACTGATCAGCCCCTCCCAGATGCAGACCACACCTGGTACACTGATGGAAGCAGTTACCTACTGAATGGTGAGCGCAAGGCAGGAGCCGCGGTTACCACGGAAACTCAGGTAATCTGGGCCAGTGCATTACCCAGTGGCACCTCGGCTCAGCGAGCTGAACTTATTGCTCTGACCCAGGCTCTCAAGCTGGCAAAAGGTAAGAAGCTAAATGTTTATACTGACAGTCGGTACGCATTTGCCACTGCACATATACATGGAGAGATTTATCGGAGGTGAGGGCTCCTaacctcagaaggaaaggaaatcaaaAACAGAGCAGAAATCCTTGCTCTATTAAAGGCCTTATTCCTCCCCAAAAGACTGAGTATTATGCATTGCCCTGGCCACCAAAAAGGAGATCACGCCGAGGCCAGAGGAAATCGGCGGGCGGATAAAGCGGCCCGAGAGGCTGCTTTGGGACCACAGATCCTCCCCATAGTATCTGAGCTCGTCCAATCCACTGCAGATTGGACCTATGATAAAGAGGATAtaaatttactacaaaaattaGGGGCGGAATATAACCCTACAAGCGGACAATGggtttacaaaggaaaaatagcCGTGCCCATAAAAATAACCCATGAACTCATAGACTATTTACATAAATTGACCCACTTGGGTACGAAGAAAATGAAGATTCTTTTAGACAGAATGGAAACTGGACAATACCTACTGAACCGAGATGGGGCACTCCAACGGGCAACAGATAACTGCAGGGCCTGTGCTCAAATTAATGCAGGCCACTCAAAAGCTCTCCAAAGGGTGCGTCTCCGAGGACATTGACCAGGTGTCCATTGGGAAATAGACTTTACTGAAGTAAAACCTGGTCTATATGGATATAGGTACTTACTGGTGTTTATAGACACCTTTTCAGGAGGGGTAGAGGCCAACCCCACCAGACATGAGACTGCCAAGATGGTTGCCAAGAAGCTACTAGAAGAAATTTTTCCCCGATTCGGAATGCCAAAGGTATTGGGTTCTGATAATGGGCCGGCCTTtgtctcccaggtaagtcagttgGTGGTCAAGCTGTTGGGGATTGATTGGAAACTGCATTGTGCATATAGACCccagagttcaggacaggtagaacgTATGAACAGAACTATTAAGAAGACTTTATCTaaattaacgcttgcaactggcTCAAAAGATTGGGTGTTACTCCTGCCCCTGGCCCTATATCAGGCCAGGAATACTCCTGGGCCACATGGCCTTACCCCTTTTGAGATACTATATGGGGCACCACCCCCAGCCATACATTTTTTTGATACGAACATTACAGACTATGCTAACTCCCCTTCCTTACAAGCTCATTTGCAGGCCCTACAGCTGGTGCAACAGGAGGTCTGGAAGCCCCTGGCAGCGGCATACCAGGATAACCTTAACCAGCCGGTGGTGCCTCACCAGTATCAGATCGGGGACACTGTTTGGGTCCGCAGACATCAAACTAAGAACCTGGAACTGCGCTGGAAAGGACCGTACACTGTTCTCCTGACTACCTCAACGGCACTGAAGGTGGACGGGATTGCTGCCTGGATCCATGCTTCACACGTGAAAGCAGCTAACCCAGAACAACAGACGGACAGcgagaagaaaggatggaaggtCCAGCGCACTCAAAACCAGCTAAAGCTAAGACTCATCCGTG